From one Vanacampus margaritifer isolate UIUO_Vmar chromosome 12, RoL_Vmar_1.0, whole genome shotgun sequence genomic stretch:
- the LOC144061127 gene encoding coiled-coil domain-containing protein 172-like isoform X2: MKKDFHTFTMSLDKLFHQILLAEQHLSEQTQKFKEVKAAVVGCNSHLKAATEKYQKTTEELDVKGQQLSAMRLRWDLMTKCDEQIAKQVEDLLSEKARLRERLARMKAEFQDEEQKFLQEIWSFNGEFSLCAGTEASARTHMEALNLDMEVHALYKEMEEMMQKNGHMSNLLTQKRNLHLELQALKSVRADLERQLSRAEKRTATMRAQAAGHRTSDDGAVVMMRNELEMHQEGDLELLLETLKMEVRHLQSKLDSRKGGEQP, translated from the exons ACTTCCACACATTCACGATGAGTTTGGACAAACTCTTTCACCAAATCCTCCTGGCAGAACAACACTTGAGTGAGCAGACTCAAAAATTTAAAGAAG TGAAAGCAGCCGTCGTCGGGTGCAACTCCCATTTGAAAGCTGCCACAGAAAAATACCAGAAGACCACCGAAGAACTCGACGTGAAG GGCCAGCAGTTGTCTGCGATGAGGCTGCGGTGGGACTTGATGACGAAATGCGACGAGCAGATCGCCAAGCAAGTCGAGGATCTTCTCAGCGAGAAGGCTCGCCTCCGAGAACGTCTG GCAAGGATGAAGGCGGAGTTTCAAGACGAGGAGCAAAAGTTCCTGCAGGAGATTTGGAGCTTCAACGGCGAATTTAGTCTGTGCGCCGGCACAGAGGCGAGCGCTCGAACCCACATGGAGGCCCTCAACCTGGACATGGAGGTCCACGCCTTGTACAAAG aaatggAGGAGATGATGCAGAAGAACGGTCACATGAGCAACTTGCTGACGCAGAAGAGGAATCTCCATCTTGAACTGCAGGCCCTCAAAAGCGTACGTGCAG ACTTGGAGCGGCAGCTGAGCCGGGCCGAAAAGAGGACCGCGACGATGCGGGCCCAGGCCGCCGGTCACAGAACGTCCGACGACGGCGCCGTAGTCAT GATGAGGAATGAGCTGGAGATGCACCAAGAAGGAGATCTGGAGCTCCTCCTGGAGACCCTCAAGATGGAAGTGCGACACCTGCAGAGC AAGTTGGACAGCAGGAAGGGTGGAGAGCAGCCTTAA
- the LOC144061523 gene encoding uncharacterized protein LOC144061523 isoform X1, which yields MALNGLLARLCLLAVFPFSHQDEMQTKNCSSQFLEDLTADLQVAVECSLKPKWTPQQRASLLVHMRNATEILHTQQLSECQGAEPAKCPQPEVPENGGLVCATVADRRFCKPLCNHGYDFQFLRKSRVIEECSAATGYEWSTQYVGGNKLAVCREGTQVGGVKTAYFAKDEDCLTTKGSQQTSAVLLDFTEELNNREGNVDVHSLCLLCG from the exons ATGGCCCTCAACGGACTACTAGCTCGTCTCTGCTTGCTCGCAG TGTTTCCCTTCTCGCATCAAGATGAAATGCAAACAAAGAATTGCAGCTCTCAATTTCTGGAGGACTTAACAGCTGATCTCCAG GTGGCGGTAGAGTGCAGCCTGAAGCCCAAGTGGACCCCCCAGCAGAGGGCGTCCTTGCTTGTCCACATGAGGAATGCGACTGAGATTCTGCACACTCAACAGCTGAGcg AATGCCAAGGAGCCGAGCCGGCGAAATGCCCGCAGCCCGAGGTTCCGGAAAATGGAGGCTTGGTGTGCGCCACGGTGGCCGACAGACGCTTCTGCAAGCCCTTGTGCAACCAT GGTTACGACTTTCAGTTCCTGAGGAAAAGTCGAGTGATTGAAGAGTGCAGCGCGGCGACGGGTTACGAGTGGAGCACGCAATACGTTGGCGGAAACAAGCTGGCGGTTTGCCGAG AAGGGACTCAAGTGGGCGGGGTCAAGACGGCCTACTTTGCCAAAGACGAGGACTGCCTGACCACCAAAGGGAGCCAACAGACGAGCGCCGTCCTCCTGGACTTTACGGAAGAGCTCAACAATCGCGAGGGAAACGTCGACGTACACTCGCTTTGCCTGCTGTGCGGATGA
- the LOC144061523 gene encoding uncharacterized protein LOC144061523 isoform X2 — protein sequence MALNGLLARLCLLAVFPFSHQDEMQTKNCSSQFLEDLTADLQVAVECSLKPKWTPQQRASLLVHMRNATEILHTQQLSECQGAEPAKCPQPEVPENGGLVCATVADRRFCKPLCNHGYDFQFLRKSRVIEECSAATGYEWSTQYVGGNKLAVCRGTQVGGVKTAYFAKDEDCLTTKGSQQTSAVLLDFTEELNNREGNVDVHSLCLLCG from the exons ATGGCCCTCAACGGACTACTAGCTCGTCTCTGCTTGCTCGCAG TGTTTCCCTTCTCGCATCAAGATGAAATGCAAACAAAGAATTGCAGCTCTCAATTTCTGGAGGACTTAACAGCTGATCTCCAG GTGGCGGTAGAGTGCAGCCTGAAGCCCAAGTGGACCCCCCAGCAGAGGGCGTCCTTGCTTGTCCACATGAGGAATGCGACTGAGATTCTGCACACTCAACAGCTGAGcg AATGCCAAGGAGCCGAGCCGGCGAAATGCCCGCAGCCCGAGGTTCCGGAAAATGGAGGCTTGGTGTGCGCCACGGTGGCCGACAGACGCTTCTGCAAGCCCTTGTGCAACCAT GGTTACGACTTTCAGTTCCTGAGGAAAAGTCGAGTGATTGAAGAGTGCAGCGCGGCGACGGGTTACGAGTGGAGCACGCAATACGTTGGCGGAAACAAGCTGGCGGTTTGCCGAG GGACTCAAGTGGGCGGGGTCAAGACGGCCTACTTTGCCAAAGACGAGGACTGCCTGACCACCAAAGGGAGCCAACAGACGAGCGCCGTCCTCCTGGACTTTACGGAAGAGCTCAACAATCGCGAGGGAAACGTCGACGTACACTCGCTTTGCCTGCTGTGCGGATGA